GTCTGGAATATCGTCTCCATCGTTCTTGTGGCGATAGTCGTGCTCGCGGCTGTTCTGCTTATGGGCGCAAAAGTTATCGGACTAAGAACATATAATGTCATATCAAATTCGATGAGTCCGAAGTATGTAAAAGGCGATTTGATTTATGTAAGGCCTGTGGATGTGGAAGATATTCCTCAAGAGATTAAAGAGGGCGATGTAATTAGTTTCGTCATGGATCCGGACAAACCCGAAGATGATGTAGACGAAGCCAAGAAAAAGAGCGGCGACTTGTTAGTCGCTACCCATAGAGTTTGGCGAATGGATGTAGAGAACAGTCGGATTATCACAAAAGGTGATGCCAACCCATCGCCGGATGTTGAGCCGCGTCACTTCAAAAACGTAATCGGCAAAGTTGTGTTCAAGCTTCCGTTGCTCGGTGATGTTGCCGACTGGGTGCAGAACCCGCCCGGAACCTACATAGCGGTCACCGTCGGCGCGGTGCTGTTGATTCTCGTCTTCCTGCCCGATATGATAGGGAAGAGGGTAAAGGCGAAAACGGGGCAGAACGTTATTGTGGAAGACGTCCCCACGGCTGAAGAGAAGCCGGACGGCGACGATAACTTTCAATAAATAATAATATAGTATTCTCTTGAAAAGGAGCATCAACTATGAAAAAAAAGATAATCGTTGTATCCGCAATCGTCGCGCTGGTTGCCATCGCGCTGGTCGGCTCTTCGCTCGCGTTCTTCCGCGACGCTGATGAGAAGGCGAACGTATTTGTGTTCGGCAGCGTCGACATCGAGCAGCATGAGAAGGACAGAGACGGCAACGACTTCGTTGACAACAGCATCCTGATGCCCGTCATCGATACGACTCTCGGCACCGACAGCGAGTCCGCGACCACGAGAGACGCCAACGGAATGCCCACCGACGAGAACTTCCGCGATAAGATCGTCACCGTCGAGAACGTCGGCAGCGAAGACGCTTACGTCCGCACCTACATAGCCGTTCCGAAGGCGCTTGACGACGCGGGTATCATTAAGCGCGATATCAAGGCCGGCACCGACTGGACCGCCGTTTCCGCGGATCCCGTTGCGGTCATCACTAAAGACGGCATCGA
This is a stretch of genomic DNA from Clostridia bacterium. It encodes these proteins:
- a CDS encoding signal peptidase I, which gives rise to MSKDKSTNAPRSTWRKVWNIVSIVLVAIVVLAAVLLMGAKVIGLRTYNVISNSMSPKYVKGDLIYVRPVDVEDIPQEIKEGDVISFVMDPDKPEDDVDEAKKKSGDLLVATHRVWRMDVENSRIITKGDANPSPDVEPRHFKNVIGKVVFKLPLLGDVADWVQNPPGTYIAVTVGAVLLILVFLPDMIGKRVKAKTGQNVIVEDVPTAEEKPDGDDNFQ